In the Malania oleifera isolate guangnan ecotype guangnan chromosome 1, ASM2987363v1, whole genome shotgun sequence genome, one interval contains:
- the LOC131166590 gene encoding uncharacterized protein LOC131166590 isoform X2: MEKVAIETPHKEKNLVESENALPEFKTPQNQQISNQKSDDSCKTGTPARLTLSAVNSPSLITSKMEKVAIEAPHKDDGAQSENTLLELKTPPTQNQQILDQKSHNSSNDLRKTGSPVRLSVPKAFKYPESYTSPTDLMMSPISKGLLARRRKGSLLLPPSKNQPKILESRLQDVGLF; the protein is encoded by the exons ATGGAGAAGGTGGCGATCGAAACGCCTCACAAGGAGAAGAACCTAGTTGAATCAGAAAATGCCCTTCCagagttcaaaacacctcagaATCAACAAATTTCGAATCAGAAGTCAGATGATTCCTGCAAAACGGGAACCCCTGCCCGCCTAACTCTCTCTGCTGTGAATTCCCCTTCCCTCATTACGTCAAAAATGGAGAAGGTGGCGATAGAAGCGCCTCACAAGGACGATGGAGCTCAGTCAGAAAACACCCTGTTGGAGTTGAAAACACCACCAACTCAGAATCAACAAATTTTGGATCAGAAATCACACAATTCCAGCAATGATCTTCGCAAAACAGGGTCCCCTGTCCGCCTAAGTGTCCCCAAAGCATTCAAATATCCCGAAAG TTATACAAGCCCAACTGATCTGATGATGTCTCCCATCTCGAAAGGGCTTCTCGCCAGAAGAAGGAAGGGCAGCCTGCTCTTACCCCCTTCCAAAAATCAACCTAAG ATTCTGGAGTCGCGCCTTCAGGATGTAGGGCTCTTTTGA
- the LOC131166590 gene encoding uncharacterized protein LOC131166590 isoform X1 — protein sequence MEKVAIETPHKEKNLVESENALPEFKTPQNQQISNQKSDDSCKTGTPARLTLSAVNSPSLITSKMEKVAIEAPHKDDGAQSENTLLELKTPPTQNQQILDQKSHNSSNDLRKTGSPVRLSVPKAFKYPESYTSPTDLMMSPISKGLLARRRKGSLLLPPSKNQPKVLLLSYALVYFHYPCNFLEQGFLGML from the exons ATGGAGAAGGTGGCGATCGAAACGCCTCACAAGGAGAAGAACCTAGTTGAATCAGAAAATGCCCTTCCagagttcaaaacacctcagaATCAACAAATTTCGAATCAGAAGTCAGATGATTCCTGCAAAACGGGAACCCCTGCCCGCCTAACTCTCTCTGCTGTGAATTCCCCTTCCCTCATTACGTCAAAAATGGAGAAGGTGGCGATAGAAGCGCCTCACAAGGACGATGGAGCTCAGTCAGAAAACACCCTGTTGGAGTTGAAAACACCACCAACTCAGAATCAACAAATTTTGGATCAGAAATCACACAATTCCAGCAATGATCTTCGCAAAACAGGGTCCCCTGTCCGCCTAAGTGTCCCCAAAGCATTCAAATATCCCGAAAG TTATACAAGCCCAACTGATCTGATGATGTCTCCCATCTCGAAAGGGCTTCTCGCCAGAAGAAGGAAGGGCAGCCTGCTCTTACCCCCTTCCAAAAATCAACCTAAGGTACTGTTACTGTCATATGCCCTCGTATATTTTCACTATCCCTGCAACTTTTTGGAGCAGGGATTTCTTGGGATGTTGTAA